In Mytilus edulis chromosome 6, xbMytEdul2.2, whole genome shotgun sequence, the following proteins share a genomic window:
- the LOC139526468 gene encoding uncharacterized protein has product MRKKTRLSLQLPKYRKNSTVRQPNKEIPTLQTGIKRVFSKSPYTVKYSPSPKRGKVKGHSKRTLFSPTKSPFKITYSPSPKKGKTKRALYSQHSPAKLQQQKYDEWQVFNSDIPLIQNIENSDFEMNVGTLPLYTHMSMQPDTTSLDTHLGDSHKCVTSDASTSTEKENFDKLTNELINLAPYVMEEMSESDVGADVLVQFFKLVVEKKFPLSNTSFLLWCDVVKWYNCKTTVNMRYSEQTKLFWKLGWRLFGGRFIHFMSGYKNQGDKVKHGLSTYIPKQSEINFAVPDENILRYYDPYRVNGEREPGIFEDIISVLGKNLLKKSSCLTYDGKKLKQGLSKGSGDVDLMGFEEGESLKEKREHLLKRETSINEIMTSIGLYGGNIQKLPELLKAELKEVLLHALKELSINIFQLKEIKTKKEYCKAKLIERGGDTDWRKGRYVYAISAVIAFIYDIDNFLSAGRELTQTLSIFISYINGVDQIKGNSINLETSPLHQCLDDDSFSNTGENSRYLKQKSVEWFALRKKARITGSTFYSAVGCDGLNRQKDHFEKVICGIEGKEPSDFTKKAMQHGTDNENNGVATIVGILLPVLYPDLKFYEEGCIIISSGGDLPFMIVSPDGSLRKGNSLESSQIAIEIKCPINQVHTRFPPRYLLQCLSEIESMDVDSLLYISWTKEDTTVFKVDRDQDLFGEAMNIAMNLYGEAKPKKPTKLSDDQKELKKKIVQKSKEIELIGRFPSLVFEQVQNVYHRSTINVNETQNLLSKVKNLINTHYQLKRERASEAMVFLVADLDRSWEKDQLRCAPVSWFPRGHSLSTENLRNITEQVHTLCHREGIHIPCQSFDGQWHGIVTRNKNGQPLTVFQLQKDTWKETEQMKKADIVSLLRTMNKVVHNSSQIGPSGRIIELSNGNIRLPRFPVHLNSKRTVLDEVATVESITQATLADVIPESVKSANNLDDRVLALTSVEDQIEIEAFAVNVFDDEWENELDKCQDDLESVDIESHVEQESDSNQQLTSENKEIQCESNDNSSKRKISQGMPSSVIQLSINDMNCLLAMFKTTKDCNKKGKWDNTSPEDLLLQFSSIDKLRLFLDVELRSVVRYLKKTKECKIKESSTKGKKLEELAALLNINFDKEISGLVKRKKKPQQVKSLSELATQTIQKLPKLTLNVIHAELIWENRYDNWISKIRTVTVNGMKHDWFYKPDFSEIRNQYEVRCIDATHLLTRTRTKVCKGGIEGLTNESWLKVARSGKTLLTPAMIQEIIDPMSMSMAITHFSPEVENMMRLNGDIDSANLCHDIRSWWQADDTPGIESQERQIMREGLRRRLLSYIDFRMFPPKTMYVNGWPSQLWEALLASIDAKIWLYALCHGSTYNVRAFSSMVGETFFSEVTQNDRRGHGTVSCQEFGQFIGNTIEQVQIRLDPERYYTFDNILCVHYSCFRQFSYSTKRKTMYNLVEETFTDIDTHHVNCRVCLGLVNELPLDIAFRNHTFDSAGRKRLNGRKREATISTDRNALCKGELGIRWEKARCNQAKLLPTVKMGIE; this is encoded by the exons ATGCGGAAAAAAACCAGGCTTTCCCTGCAACTGCCAAAATATCGGAAAAACTCTACTGTCAGGCAGCCAAATAAGGAAATCCCAACCTTACAGACAGGAATAAAGAGGGTATTTTCAAAATCGCCATACACAGTAAAGTATTCTCCTTCTCCAAAACGTGGGAAGGTAAAAGGGCACTCAAAGCGCACACTTTTCAGCCCAACAAAAAGTCCGTTTAAAATAACATACTCTCCTTCACCTAAAAAAGGGAAAACAAAACGTGCACTGTACAGTCAACACAGTCCAGcaaaattacaacaacaaaaatatgatgAATGGCAAGTTTTTAACAGTGATATACCTTTGATACAAAATATCGAAAATTCCGACTTTGAAATGAATGTCGGCACCTTGCCATTGTACACACATATGTCAATGCAACCGGATACTACTTCCTTAGATACTCACCTTGGTGATAGTCATAAATGTGTAACTAGCGATGCATCCACTTCAACAGAGAAGGAAAATTTTGATAAACTAACTAACGAACTCATCAATCTTGCCCCATATGTAATGGAGGAAATGTCTGAATCTGATGTAGGAGCAGACGTGTTAGTTCAGTTTTTCAAATTAGTTGTCGAGAAAAAGTTCCCCCTTTCAAACACGTCATTCCTTTTGTGGTGTGACGTTGTTAAATGGTACAACTGTAAAACAACTGTCAATATGCGTTATTCAGAACAAACTAAACTTTTCTGGAAATTAGGGTGGCGACTGTTTGGTGGCAGATTTATACACTTCATGAGTGGGTACAAAAACCAAGGTGATAAAGTAAAACACGGCTTATCTACTTATATTCCTAAACAATCTGAAATAAATTTTGCAGTACCTGACGAAAACATTTTGCGTTACTACGATCCATATAGAGTAAATGGAGAACGTGAGCCGGGTATTTTCGAAGACATAATATCAGTTTTAGGAAAGAATTTGTTAAAGAAATCATCATGTTTAACCTACGATGGTAAAAAACTGAAACAAGGACTTTCAAAAGGTTCAGGTGACGTCGATCTGATGGGATTTGAAGAGGGAGAATCATTAAAAGAGAAAAGGGAACATCTTTTGAAAAGAGAAACCTCAATTAATGAAATCATGACAAGTATTGGGTTATATGGAGGAAATATACAAAAATTGCCAGAACTTTTGAAAGCGGAACTGAAAGAGGTTTTACTTCATGCATTGAAAGAGCTGTCTATCAATATCTTTCAGTTGAAAGAAATAAAGACAAAGAAAGAATACTGCAAAGCAAAGCTGATTGAACGAGGGGGTGACACAGACTGGAGGAAAGGAAGATATGTCTACGCTATAAGCGCAGTCATAGCGTTTATTTATGACATTGATAACTTCCTGTCAGCCGGAAGAGAATTGACCCAAACGTTATCAATTTTCATATCATACATAAATGGAGTTGACCAAATTAAAGGAAATTCCATAAATCTTGAAACAAGTCCACTTCACCAATGTTTAGATGATGATTCTTTTTCTAACACGGGTGAAAATTCAagatatttgaaacaaaaaagtgTTGAATGGTTCGCCCTTAGAAAAAAGGCTAGAATAACTGGCAGTACATTTTATTCTGCAGTTGGATGTGATGGTCTTAATCGTCAAAAAGAtcattttgaaaaagttatatgTGGAATCGAAGGAAAAGAACCAAGTGATTTCACCAAAAAAGCTATGCAGCATGGTACAGATAACGAAAATAACGGGGTTGCTACAATAGTTGGAATACTACTTCCCGTGTTATATCCAGACCTCAAATTTTATGAGGAAGGGTGTATAATTATTTCAAGTGGTGGAGATTTGCCATTTATGATAGTTTCTCCGGATGGAAGTCTGAGAAAAGGAAATTCACTCGAGTCTTCTCAAATTGCCATTGAAATAAAATGTCCTATAAATCAAGTTCACACTAGGTTTCCTCCCAGATATTTACTTCAGTGTCTAAGCGAAATTGAATCGATGGATGTTGACAGCTTGTTGTACATTAGTTGGACAAAAGAAGACACTACAGTGTTTAAAGTTGATAGGGATCAAGATTTATTTGGAGAAGCAATGAATATTGCTATGAACCTGTATGGTGAGGCAAAGCCTAAAAAGCCAACGAAGCTTAGTGATGATCAAAAAgaactgaaaaagaaaatagTACAGAAAAGCAAAGAAATAGAGTTAATTGGAAGGTTTCCGTCACTAGTTTTTGAGCAAGTACAAAATGTTTATCACCGAAGTACTATTAATGTAAATGAAACCCAAAACTTACTTAGTAAAgtcaaaaatttgataaacacACATTATCAATTAAAAAGGGAGAGAGCATCTGAAGCTATGGTGTTCCTTGTTGCTGATTTGGACAGAAGTTGGGAAAAGGATCAGTTACGATGTGCGCCTGTGTCATGGTTCCCTCGAGGTCATAGTTTATCAACAGAAAATCTTCGGAATATAACAGAACAAGTACATACACTTTGCCACAGGGAGGGGATACATATACCTTGCCAGTCATTTGATGGTCAATGGCACGGAATTGTAACCAGAAACAAAAATGGACAACCACTAACCGTTTTCCAACTACAGAAGGACACATGGAAAGAAACTGAACAAATGAAAAAAGCTGATATAGTTTCTCTGTTACGTACAATGAATAAGGTAGTTCATAACAGTTCACAGATAGGACCAAGTGGTAGAATAATCGAATTATCCAATGGAAATATCCGTTTACCTCGATTCCCGGTACATCTCAATTCAAAACGTACTGTTTTAGATGAAGTAGCAACGGTTGAAAGTATCACACAAGCCACTCTTGCAGATGTGATTCCTGAAAGTGTTAAAAGTGCAAACAATTTAGATGACAGAGTTTTAGCTTTAACATCAGTAGAAGACCAGATAGAAATAGAGGCATTTGCAGTAAATGTGTTTGATGACGAATGGGAAAATGAATTGGATAAGTGTCAGGATGACCTTGAAAGTGTTGATATAGAATCGCACGTCGAACAAGAATCAGATTCTAACCAACAGTTAACATCCGAAAACAAGGAAATACAGTGTGAGTCAAACGACAATAGTTCAAAGCGAAAGATTTCTCAGGGAATGCCAAGTAGTGTCATCCAGCTAAGTATTAACGACATGAATTGTTTGCTTGCCATGTTCAAAACAACAAAAGACTGCAACAAAAAAGGTAAATGGGACAACACTTCACCAGAagatttacttttacaattttCATCAATTGACAAGCTTCGGTTATTTCTTGATGTTGAACTGCGTAGTGTAGTCagatatttaaagaaaacaaaggaATGCAAAATAAAAGAATCATCAACGAAGGGTAAAAAGTTAGAAGAACTAGCCGCTCtgttaaacattaattttgataaGGAAATATCTGGACtggtaaaaagaaaaaagaagccACAACAGGTAAAATCGTTGTCAGAACTTGCAACCCAAACCATTCAGAAGTTACCAAAATTGACTTTAAATGTAATACACGCTGAATTGATATGGGAAAATCGTTACGACAATTGGATATCCAAGATAAGAACGGTTACTGTCAATGGTATGAAACACGACTGGTTTTATAAGCCTGATTTTAGTGAGATACGGAATCAATACGAAGTAAGATGCATTGATGCTACCCATTTATTGACAAGAACTAGAACAAAAGTATGCAAAGGAGGAATAGAAGGATTGACAAACGAGAGCTGGTTAAAGGTAGCTCGGTCGGGGAAAACACTTTTGACACCAGCAATGATACAGGAAATCATCGATCCGATGTCAATGTCAATGGCAATAACGCATTTTTCACCAGAAGTCGAAAATATGATGAGGTTGAACGGTGATATCGATAGTGCAAATCTTTGTCATGACATAAGATCTTGGTGGCAAGCTGATGATACACCTGGAATTGAATCTCAAGAAAGACAAATTATGCGCGAGGGCTTAAGAAGACGACTCTTGAGCTACATAGACTTTCGCATGTTTCCACCAAAGACCATGTATGTCAACGGTTGGCCATCACAGTTATGGGAAGCCCTACTTGCAAGTATCGATGCTAAGATTTGGCTTTATGCCCTATGTCATGGAAGCACGTACAACGTCAGGGCGTTTAGTAGTATGGTTGGagaaacttttttttcagaagtcACTCAGAATGATCGCAGGGGCCATGGTACTGTGTCGTGCCAAGAGTTTGGACAATTTATTGGAAATACCATTGAACAAGTTCAGATCCGACTGGATCCCGAAAGGTATTATACG TTTGATAATATTTTATGCGTACACTATTCTTGTTTCAGGCAGTTTTCGTACAGCACTAAAAGGAAAACCATGTACAATCTGGTTGAAGAGACATTTACAGATATTGATACTCACCATGTGAACTGCAGGGTTTGCCTAGGTTTGGTAAATGAACTGCCTTTGGATATAGCATTCAG aaatcatacatTCGACTCTGCAGGGAGGAAACGGTTGAATGGACGAAAGCGAGAGGCAACGATTTCAACTGACAGAAATGCTCTATGTAAAGGGGAACTTGGAATTCGTTGGGAAAAAGCTAGATGCAACCAGGCCAAACTTCTACCAACTGTTAAAATGGgcattgaataa